The DNA region tctggcctattttttctttttcttcttattttgagacagggtatccaggtaggagtgcagtggtgtgatcatggctcattgcaacctcaacctcctgggctcaagcaatcctctcatctcagtctcctgagtagctgggtctacaggcgcatgccgctactcccagctaattttgtatttttggatttttttgtagagataggtttttgccatgttgcccaggctggtctccaaatcctggaatcaaatgatctacccacctcagcctccccaaatgctaggattacaggcatgagccaccaggcctggcctattttttcttCGTATAaaagtgctgggtgtggtggctcacacctataatcccagcactttgggaggccgaggtggatggaccccttgaggtcaggagtttgagaccagcctggccaacatggtgaaaccccatttctactaaaaatacaaaaattagccaggtgtggtggtgcacccctgtaatcccagcttcttgggaggctgaggcaggagaattgcttgaactgggaggcagaggttgcagtgagctgagattgctctattgcattccagcctgggtgaaaagagcaaaattgcatctcaaaataaaaatgtgcttgAATATTGTAACCCTGTTTTCTTTAGAATCAGAGCCAGCTTTCTCTAGATTATGTAGCTGCTCTGGAAATTTCTAGTTACTTCTACGAAAATTGGATACTTCTTGTTGTGGACTGGAGTAtgttcccccaaattcatatgttgaagcctttgCCTCCTCAGTACTTCACCATGTGActgtttggagatggagcctttaaagaggtgattaatttaaaatgaggcTGTTAGGATGGGCCCCAATCCTGACTGGTGTCTTTATGAGAAGAGGAAATCTAGTCACACAAGAGAGACACCAGTGGCACATGTACACAGAGAAATGACCATCTGAAGAGATGCAAGAGGGTGGCCGTCTGCAAGacagggagagaggcctcagagtaAACCGGAGCAGGAAGCAGGACTGGACTCCAGAGGCGGGGCTTACACATCAGACCAGACTGAGGACTAGTTAAAATGGGGGTGGAGAGTGAGAAGGAAGCCCCCTTCAATCCCCTTCAATCAGACACAACCACCGTGTGCCACGTCAATTTACCATTGTCATGACAACACCCAGGAGTGactgcccctttccatggcaGTGACCCAATGACCCAAAATTTACTGCCCCTTCCCTAAAAACTTCTGCATAAATCACACCTTCATCTGTATCCACTTATGAGTGGGTATAAATAGGACTGCAAAACTGCCCCGAGGTACTGCTCTCTGCCTTCGGGGTAGCCCTGAGTCACAAAGCTATAACACTGCCTTTTCGATAAATCTGTTTCCTTCTACCTCTGTCTttcccttgaattctttcctaggTAAAGCCAAGAACCCTCACAGGCTAACCCCCACTTTTGGGCTCACCTGCCCTACATCAAAACCAACCTTGATGGCACTGTGATCTGAGACTTCTAACCctcagaaatacatttctgttgtttaagccacgcagtctgatattttgttatagcagccctggCAAACTAGCAGACCTcctcaaataatttttcatatgaCATGAGGTAACATTTATAGAACAAGTAGCCTctttaaaagtttttcatttttaatcaggAAGCTAGCAAACTCCATTGTTGACCatggtttaaatgtgtcacaGACCAATTGTTCAGTAGCAGACCCCACACAGCCTACATATCCTTCACATCCTTCTGGCTAAGCTGTCTCTTGTTGGCATGTGCTGCTCACAAAGCCCTGCAAGGCGCTTCCTCACTGCTTAGGTGGACAGTATCCTTTGTGATGAGACAGGTGTTCAATGTAAGGTGCTGCCGTTTCCTAATTGTCCAAAAGTTGCTGCTATTTTGCAACTTTTGGACAATTAGGTGTCAGAGCAGGATTGGGTTCTGTGTAGAGGTGGAGATAATGGTCCCTCCTCAAATCTGTGCCACACTGTGTCATCTTGACCCCTACTCAGCACTGTTATGTTCAGAGGGCACCAACATCTCTTAAGACACTGACATCAGCTTCTGGTGCTCACTGTCAACTATGGTGGCTCAAATTCAATCCAAAAGACtggctggtggtggtggttgtgggaGGTAAATGCTagctcatttcttctctttcttcctttgcaCCCAGACTTTCAGCTAAACTTTCTTCCACCTCTCATTAAAAACTAACCTTCCCCAAATAATAGTGCTCAGCTGAGTTTCAGCACAGCCTGTCTTTTTGCCCCGTCACTCTTACAACCAATGTGAGTCACTGAAAGGTGGTTGTTAGTGTGGGAAGGTGGGaataagatttcatttttaacttatCTTCAAGGGCATGGATACATTTGAgattaattttttgtgttgttttcaatAATGCTCTTTAAATATACTTGAAATAATGTCAAACTCTAGAAGAGCTTCAAGAATAGTACAAACAACTCCCATATACCCTTTACTCAGACACATCAACTGTAAACACATTCTGCCACATGTGGTTTATTActtcctatctatctatcatatatctgcatgtatatgcatatttttccTGAATCCTTTGAGATTTAGTTGCAGAAATCATACTTATTTACCCTCAAATGCTTCAACATCTATTTCCTAAGACCAGGAATATTCTCTTACAGAATTATCAAATTCAGAAAGTTTAACATTGACAAAATCCTGTTACCTAATGCATGGTCCAAATTTAAAACTTGCCAGCTGTCCCAGTCATGCCTCTTTGTCCTTTATGGTGATCTCTCCCGCCCCTTCTGACCTCCAGGATCCAGTCGCAGATCATGCATTGCACTGAATTGTCAGGCCGCTTAAATCTTTAACCTTGGTCTTTCATGACATCTACATTTTTGAAGATGCCAGTTTTCCAAATGTTCCTtaatttgaggttttttttttgatgattagattcaggttatgtTTTTTGGGCATAGTTAGAACTTTAAACTTACAATACTATTGTTGTAATTCCTGcctaaaagcaaaaaacaaaaacaaaaacaaaaaaacatgcgTTAAAGAGTTCTTATACCCTTCCCACAGACTCCCATTGCTTCAAAAAGAGTTAGTTGATAGGAACTCATTTGAGAAACGAATTCACTTGGAGGTATTAGTGATTCCATGTTATCCTTCTAATTGGATAAACCTGCTGGGAATCTCtgtatttaaaaagcaactttATGAATCCAAAGGAATGATACAAAATTTTCTAAGTCACAAAAGCATATATTTTCTGCCCAAATAAGCCTTTTGCACTCTTAGGTCTATACTTTTAATTGCAGGTGTGGGCTGCTTCTCATACTCTCTGCATGTTTCAGGGTGAGGAAGAATGCAATTTTACCCAGTTATGTTGAAAGGCCCTTACTCTGAAACACTGTAGGAATAGCCTGCCTTCTAGATTAGATGCAGTGATTAATACATTGAAGCTGTTCATCCATCATTAGTTTGTCTTAGTTTACCTGAGGCTCACACATTACCTAGCAAGGCCTTCAAGGACTAGATTTCAGAACAGTTAAGCTTTGAATTGGAaaaattccagcatttgggaagAGAAAGTCCAGTCAAAGGTATGTTAGTTTTTGGCAGTTGCTGGCACCGTGAGGACACTGAGTATCTACGTGAGCGGTGAGCATGCCAGAATAAAGGAAGAGAGTCGGAAGGGGAGGTGGGTTTCAAACGCAAACCTTTATCTGTCTTCAAGTTTGCCCGAAGCTGGCCCTTTTCTGGTATGTCCCCGTTAACCAAAAAAAGAGAGCAGGTagggtttattttaaaatatagtttagtTTTTCTGATTAGgttttcaaatagattttttaTTGAAACCTGTAAATTGGAAGCAAaaatcttttcttaaaatgaatattttctagaAAGTGAATGAAATACatagcttttttctctttttttaaaatcattttaataaagcAAAGAAACATAACATGATGATTttatctctctttccttttccaggGCAACCATTCCCAAAGTCCTGTCATGTCTgggtgctaattttttttctttctgtttttgtagcAGCAGTAGCAACAGCAACTTTTGCACATAGTTCATGGGAGGAACAAGTGCAAGCTGCTGACCACATACGCGAAACCAAAGTTCTCATGTTACAGGCAAGACGAGTGGCATAAAAAGGAAGCTGTGATTTACAGAGGGGTCAAAACAAATAACCAATGAATGCAATCTGTGGGATTTGTTTCTCATATTGCATCCTGAGAATACAAGGTTCCGAGGTTGAGTGAACTTATGTCTGTAGAGTTCTAGAGTTACCAGAATATTCTTGAAGCTGTTTAACCAGGCTTTCTGAACCTGGAATCATGTTAAAAGTTTGAGAAGAAGTATATCATTTTAGCCAGCATCTATCTAATGATAACGGGGAAACAGTGAGAAACTCAGCAAATTAATTCACACCAGCTGTTTAAGAAGTCAACATGAAAGTAAATTTAGATACTATagtttaaaagtaattatttggggctgggggcagtggctcacacctggaatcccagcactttgggaggccaaggcaggtggatcacctgaggtcaggagtttgagactatcctggccaacatggtgaaaccctgtctctactaaaaaaaaaatacaaaaaattagtcaggtgtagtagcaggcgcctataatcccagctactcaggaggctgaggcaggagaattgcttgaacctgggaggcagaggttgcagtgagctgagatcgtgccactgcactccagcctgggcaacaagagaagctctgtttcaaagaaaaaaaatatttaggttaGATAAGtcagtttatattttcaaagtattatCTACAGTCAGACTCCCCATAACTTCTTAATTGCTTTAagctttataatttcttttaaagtttattttgtaaatgCATCTTGCTCTGTACATTTTccaatgaatataaaaatgatgTTATCAGTGTCTTCATGTGTTTTATAATGATCTCAATTTATTTAAATGCTGTGTAATTTAGAGGAGGAGATGGATTCTTTCAGCATCTCAGTATGGATAGGAATTACTGGAGCTACCCATTTTAAggttttatttgcataaatattcTTGACCATAAGAAGTTGAGGATAAGATATATTGTCCAATTTTGCAAACATCATTAACCTGTGGTCCAATATCTTCACTGCTGAAAAGAGAACAGTTTCTAGTCAGTGGTGTTTAGGAGACTTAATCTTCAAATCCGATAGTTTTAGTTTGGAAatctttttgttgctttttctgaaggattggctttttttttttttttttttgcttcagtaTGTTTgggtttctcttctctctcagatTTCCTCAGATGAGCTTCCTCTCTGGAGTCTTCTTCTGAGGAAATATCTACCAGGAGTAAGGCGACGGCGTGGCCAATAAAATGGCCGGAACGGAAAACGGTAGTTACACCTTGAAGGGAGGAAAGGTCTGTTTGGAAACCGAAAATAGACTCTGGGCCTTTGTGGAAACCTTcgtggaaaaaaaaggaagggacacCTGGGTGTCTTTGTGATGGGCTGGGCCCTTGTTACTGGACTCCTCGTGATGGGGGGAGGGGTGAGTGTAAAGACCTGGCAGTCGGTATGGTCTGCATTATTTTCTGAGTCTCCAGGAGGGGTAAATACCTCTTCTTGTCCTGTGGAGAGGAAAACACAAGTTGGGAAACAGGTCTGGTAACAGAAGCAGAAGGGTGATGGATACTTTAGAGTAGTGGCAGAGGAGAAAGCTGGGAAGAGATAATTGGAGAAGTCTCAATGTATATTTGAAAGAACTGCCCACGTTCAATAAAATGAAACAcaaggccggacgtggtggctcacacttgtaaaaccagtactttggaaggctgaggtgggcgtatcacgaggtcaggagtttgagaacagcctggcctacacagtgaaaccctttctctactaaaaatacaaaaattagccaagcgtggtggcatgcacctgtaatcccagctactcgggaggctgaagcaggagactcgcttgaacctgagaggcagaggttgcagtgagccgagaatgcatcactgcactccagcctgggtgacagagctagactctgtctcaaaaaaaaaaaaaaaaaaaaaagaaacacagacacacctgATGACCCAGCATTTCCACGGTGGGGAATTTACCCAGGAGAAATGAATGTTTATTGTCTACAAAAAGACTAGTTCAGGGGTGTTCACAGTAGCCTTATTCATAATAGCCTAAatggaaacaatctaagtgtccatcaacagaagaatgcattaaaaaactgtatattcatacaatgaaatagtactcagcaatgaaaaggaagaacTAATACCCAgagcaacatggataaatcccATGAATGTTATGTTGAGCAATAGAATTTAGACACAAAAGTGTACATACTGTACAACTCcctttatatgaagttcaagaaccAGCAAAACTATAGcttaaaaaagtcaaaataataattCAGCTTAGGGCACAGAAAGGTGTTTTTTAACAGAAACTGTAGCCAGGGAACtctttagaaatgttttatgtCTTGATCTTGGTGGTTGTTACACAGATAGGGTTATCTATATATCTCCATGTATATACACAGGtgtacacacacgtatatacatttgtgtgtatatgcatatatatgtgtacacatgtttatacacatacacatatttatatgtaggtatatgtaaaatgtgATCAAGCTGTACCTTTAAGATGTATGGATTTTATTGCATGTAAATTataactaaataaagaaaattcagtttaaaaaaagaacttaatgttaagaaaataaaaataactacccCCAAAGGCCATTAATTCAAAAGTTCTGCTTCAACTACCCAAGCAGTGAAATAATTCCCTAGAGGAAGGGAGGGGCCATCTACAAGCAGCTGGAGAAAGAGCACTGAGAACCAGGatgcaattattttttgagaagaaatttaAATCAAACTCAAGTGTCATAGTCTTCCTTGGCTGTATCACTGAATCAAATTGACTAAGAAAAAGTAATCTTTCCTTTAGAAAATTGTTCCTTCATTCCCTTAGAGACTTACATATACAGCCTGGAAAGGGCCGCCCGCATAAATGATGATAAAATGAACTTCCCACAAGAAGTTGAGAGTACTGAGGCACTTATAAAGGACTAGATTCCCCTCTCCTTCAGGACAGTCGAATTCAGGTTTCCTGGTTGTGTTGAATGGCTTGTTATTTGCCTATGTCCGTGGTCCCTCCTACATATTCTGTTTCATCCAGGAACCCCGGAAAGGTCAGTACTACACACCTTCTGGCTATGGCCGATTGGACCTCTGATAGACACTCAATTCATTCATTGGCTGCTCAGTGACCAATCAGGAAGGTGTAGGGCAGGGGGCTTGAGTGTCTGGTTTTGCCCTGTGGAATGTTGAGAATGCAGAGAAGCCAGTCTGCACATAGAAGCAGCAAAACAGGGAAGGCCTCTGGGAGAGAAGAAGAGACTAGAGGCCTTGTGCTAACAGAGTGATGTTGGGAGCAGCAGCCTtggtgtttgcttttgttttttcttgcaccgagtctcgctctgtcgcccagcctggagtgcaatggtaccatctcactgcaacctctgcctcccgggttcaagcgattctagtgcctcagccttccgagtagctcaCACCCATATCcggcaggtaccaccatgcccagctaatgtttgtatttttagtagagataggtttcaccatgttaaccaggctggtcttgaactccggttTTCagtctgcccacttcggcctccaaaagtactggaattacaggcgtgagccaccgcgcccagacagCCTTggtagttttgtttgtttattggtttttgagatggagtcttgatttgttgcccaggctggagtgcagtggtacattcttggctcactgcaacctccacctcctgggttcaagccattcttctgcctcagcctcctgagtagctggaattacaggtgcccgccaccgcccccagctaatttttgtatttttagtagacatggggtttcaccatgctggccaggctggcctcaaactcctgacttcaagtgatccactcgcctcgggactctcaaagtgctgggattagaggcatgagccaccatgccccaccagtTTTTGGCTTTTCAGGGAGCCCTAGCTATAGTTAAGTTTCTTGGAGATATCCTTATGATAATCAGTACACCTCCAGCTCTACTTGTCTCTAAAGCTAGCTTGAATGGGTGTCTGTTCCTTGAACAAAATACCAACTTCTTCTCCCATATCTACTCAGAGTACATTGAAATTCTATGACTGAAACTAGATTGAGACACTTTAAACTACAGAAAATGACCAAATCCCACATTAGTCGTTTTTTTCTGGTAAGTTCTGAACCTTATAGGAAGACATTCTGCCAAGAATCTAGTCCTAGGAAATAAGCTAGCTTCTGTTTTAAGCCCCATCTTGGCATTTTGCTGTCAGCTCAGGCTTAGTGAGGCCTTGAGCTGTGCCACCAGTTTAACTGTGCTCCAGCTGTTAAAAACCACCCACCCACCGCGTCTCGTGCTCATCTCATTTCTAGAAACCTGAAGCTACTCTCTAAATCTTCTAACAGTTGGGTGTTAGAGCCTGCAAGGCAGATTTCCTCTGACTCTGGGATGTCCAGTAGTGTTCAGTGCTCTCTTTTTCTGGGAATTTTCCAGGGTGTAAGATCAAGGTATAAGCTCGCTTCAATCACTTACCAGAAATGTGGGCAGGACCACATAAAACCACATTCTTCCAAGCAAACTAGACCTATGGTGATTTTATCAGGTCATTAGTTAGCTAGTGCAAGTGTCCTAAAATGTGGGAGCAATAGTGATTGGTTTGGGAACCTGTCACATCTTACAAAGTTAGGGCCACACATCTGAGAAAGTGGGTTGATGCTATTTATGATCTCTAACTTCAGCTGATCTAACACTGCTCAttaattcttttgtttctctttattctctcttCCTTATCTTCAAAACCTTGGCTATGTCCTCGAATTTCccttaaaatgtttattcttcaTTTATCTGAAGAATTTTCTTTGAAGCTCTCTTTACCTTTCTAAGATGATTAATTAGCTTCATATTCCAGAGAGAAAGCTGAGGTAATCTGCCATGAACTTCTTTGGTTCCTACTCTTCTCTCTTTAAAATCTGTACACCTTCTGATTCTGCTTCTTCCCCTATTTAATCCTTTGGAATCTAACCTGCCTCCTCCACTCTACAAAAGCTACTTTGGCAAAAGTCATCAATTGTCCTGGGCTTCTGAGAAGGTGGTTACAGATGCCGAGAGCACCATTCTCTGTCCTCTTTGCCTGGCAAACTCCTATCTGATTTCAAGTCTCTTTCTtccccctctcttttttttttgatctggGAGGCCTTTCCTACCCAGAGGCTGGGCTTTCCTAGCACCCTATGAGCCCACTTTCATCATACTCATAGCTGTGTGATTATTATTCAGTGGTTATATTCCTGCTCCACTGAAAGATCTATGTGACTGTCTTGTAGACTGCTGCCTCCTCgtccctagcacagtgcctgcagTACAATTGAATCGACTGAGAGAAATCTCAGTTTCTGTAATTGTAAAGTTAACAAGTTCCTCCCTCTCAGGAGTAGTGTGTTGAATAATAAGCAAATATTTCCCCTTATGTAACATACTGACATGCTATCAAAGGCATTGGATGTCAAAGACGAAAGCTCTACTGCAAGCTCAATAAGACCAAAGTAGgtcaaatatttaaatgcagattaaaaacattttgagagGCAGAATAGCGAAGTGTTTCAATGGATAGGCTCTAGAGCCAGGCTCTCTGAGCTCTGCCATTTAATAATTGGGTGAACACAGATAGATTCCTTAACCTCTTTGAGTCTcaccttccttctttttaaaatgaagaaaataatacaaccCATCTCATCATTCCCTTGTGAGTGTTATTGAAAATGAAATGTGTAAAGTGCTGAGAACATTGCTGGACATACAGTCCACCCTTAATAAGTGGCAGCTACTGTTACTAATCTTGAATGTTATGAAAACATTCTGTTAGCCTGAGCCCCATTTTCTTAGGCCCATAAAATCTGTGCATTAAAGATGGGGCTACTGGGGCACATGTTATTAGAATAGGACCTTCCGATGACAGAGACGGCTGACTCTTGTTCACTGCATGTGTCTCCAGCACTTAGAATAATTCCTGGCTTATAgtgatgctcagtaaatacttgatGAATTGAATGGTCAGACAGACCTTGAATGTTTCtctctgtatatttttatggAGTTCGTGAGTATTTCAGTCCCAGAAAATctgtaataataatttatattaaaaatttgccaggtgtggtggctcacacctataatcccagtgctttgggaggccaaggccagtggatcatttgaggccaggagtttgagaccagcctggccaacatggtgaaactctgtctctactaaaaatacaaaaattagctggacgtggtggcaggtgcttgtaatcccagctactcaggaagctgggtcaggagaattgcttgagcctgcgaggtggggattgcagtgagccgagatggtgccactgcactctagcctgggtgacagagggacactccatctcaaaaaaaaaaaaaaaaaaattagagtataATAGAAGAAGGCAAAATATTGCTTGGAATTTGAATGTCAGTTTTAAGGTGGTTTATTATAGTCTAGACATGAAATTCATAGCATACAAACAACTACTTTAAAaacaagtactttttaaaaaaaaggtaatgaTGAAAGACCTTTTCTTATAATTACCTATACTCTGTGGTTATTTGGGCAGACAAAGCTGGCTTGCAGTGAACTACACTGATTTGAAGAGAAGTAAACTTTATACTTGAAGTTTAAGTGTGCAATGCTTCCCTTACGTGGCGCATGGAGTCTTAGAAAAATTCTCATGTGCTTTCAGActtgaaccagaaagaaaaataagttctgTGATTGATTGACTCACAATAACTGCAAAACTCAATTTATTTTGTAGACTCACACAATGACTATCTTGGTCAAATCTCTAATTTCACAGATAAAAAGTCAGAGCCTAGAAAGTATCACATAGGCCTCTTTCAATTCTATGCTGTGAGTCAAGTCATTTCAACATGTCCAGATTACTACATTAGGGGCTATGGCAAATGCAGAGATGATTGAGATTAGGAGCCTGAGCTCAAGGAGCAGGCAGATGCTATGAAGATGGCGAGCTGCAGTGCGGAGCAGATGCCAAATGTGCTGTAGGTGATGCACAAATAGCTGTAAGAATTCAAAGGTTTTAGAAACAGAgattgcaattttaaaattatatgcctTAACAAAGACTTTGTAAAGGCAAAATCAATGGCATTTAAATATTGTGCCTTAAAGCAGAAATGCAACAAACAGAGGTGAAAGCAAGAGGAGGGAGCAGCTGTGGTTGCTGCCATGCAGGAGCGAGAAGAGGGTGAGTTTGGAGATCCACACATAACTTTGTTGGGCAGACCCAGGTGTGTGTGAATGAATGACGAACTGGAAGCAGGGCTGCGGGGATAGAATGAAGCAACATATGAAGGACTTCGAGGGATTGCGAACAAAAGTGAACCAAATTCAGAAATCAAATCTGATGTTTCGatgggggttttttgttgttgttgagatgaagtGTCTCttttattgcccaagctggagtgcaatggcgcgatctcagctcaccgcaacctctgcctctggggttcaagcaattctcctgcctcagcctcccaagtagctggattataggcatgcaccaccatgtcaggctaattttgtatttttagtagagacagagtttcctccaggttggtcacgctggtctcgaactcctgacctcaggtgatctgcctgcttcagcctcccaaagtgctggaattactgggatgagccaccttgccctgcctCAAGGGGTGTTTTTAAGAtgtgaataaaataaatctctaatCTTATAACTTGTTTAACTACATGTTTACAAAGCCTCATGAAGAGTGGATCACTTTCTGCAGAGAAGGTGGCAGGTGGCTAGTTCTGTTTTATGATGCTTCTTTTAGAGGTCATTTTTAGCAAGTAAGTCTTGGGGGCCTTGTCTTGGGATTTGCGGGGCAGGTTTTGCTCATAATCTGTGCCCTGTGCCCTGTTCCCTGATTGCCAGAGTGTGTGCAGAGGTTGGATCAGGGGTCTCTGAGTGTTTCACGAGCAGCTCTGATGTCTCTCCCCCCTCCTGTCTATTGTGAGCTCTAAGGGATGGGAACCGGGAATCTGCCCAGGCATGAGCAGGGTTTGGTTGAGCCCCTGCAAAGGCCCCTCCCCAAGACATGTGAAAGGGGGCAAAGGGCTCTGTCTGACTCCTAGGTCCCTCTTCCCTAAACAGCATCTAATTTTGGAATCAAAATTAACTGTGAAAAAAAGATTAGATCTAGGCTCCCCAagatttcctcctcttttctttccctcttttcctcccttccccagctTTTTCATTCCTTTCCCTAGGGATTTGCAAACCAATTCAAAGGCTCAGTACACATTTTATAGTGGgaacaaagaaagagaataggAAGAGAATAGGAAATGGAATCTAATATAATCCTAAAGAAAGAAACCTGTGCCCACCTGTGTGGCACCAAAATGCAGCTCAATAGATGTGTTTAAAGCAATGAACAAAGACTAAATACCCACCATGTGCGAGTTAATATGCTGCTGGAGATAGAAAGTGGACAGTGCTGTAATTCAAGGTGGAATGGTTAGCTTTGTAACCATAGTAACTAGTGTTTGTATAGTGTTTTTAGCTTGAAGAGTTTTTTCACAGATGATAGCTCATTGGATCCTTGCAAACCCCATAGCAATGGATATTATTAATTTTGTCACTTCACATATGAGGAGTCTGATGCTCAGAGACGTTAAGCATGTCTAAAGTCACAGAGCTAGTGCTGAGACGAGGACCAAGGTCTTCAGATGACAAAATCTAACCTCCTTCTTTTTAACCACACAAGCTGATGGAGGCTGAGGTAAATATTTCCAACTTATGGGAATGTGCAATCATGGagccaattttatcttttcatacaGCTTATTAATTAGTGGACCCACAgtagaacaaaagcaaaacccttACCTTCTGCCACAGTTACCACCAACAAGCAGACCAGTAACCAGTAGGAGAAGCCGTGTCTGCAAGCCATGGCTTCTATGCTGAGCAGTCACTGCCTTGAACCTGATGTTGCTTTAAAGTGGGGGAGTGGGTGAGTCACCAGCAGCCTGATTCAGGTAATTTGCATTAGCAGGGAAGCCCACAGTGATCAGGTGTGGTCCACTCCGCAAATGCAAATTATCTGAATCAGGCTACT from Callithrix jacchus isolate 240 chromosome 3, calJac240_pri, whole genome shotgun sequence includes:
- the ODAPH gene encoding odontogenesis associated phosphoprotein — protein: MACRHGFSYWLLVCLLVVTVAEGQEEVFTPPGDSENNADHTDCQVFTLTPPPITRSPVTRAQPITKTPRCPFLFFPRRFPQRPRVYFRFPNRPFLPSRCNYRFPFRPFYWPRRRLTPGRYFLRRRLQRGSSSEEI